In Salana multivorans, a single genomic region encodes these proteins:
- a CDS encoding TIM-barrel domain-containing protein: MPQPQLVHRPAGDGHPYAASPDQRVPYRPAVGDGIVLGVRAPGADVVTGALVSPSGRETPLALTRGPADATDAAALAGGDGHLAAAQAATASTGDVWHVRLAALGEPGTWRYRFEAASGGEGHAGADVAGEVGAVAGAAGDAAAEASAVGTPWFDLPVGAWGDAAGGTLRVNGSATHPRLVPDSVAWFTDDEGTWRVRLALRLEPEEHVVGFGERFEAVDLRGRELDAVVFEQYKSQGVHARTYLPMPFAHVIGGDGWGFHVRTSRRTWFDVGASDPGLLWIEAALGGAPELDLDVWDGSVGDVLRGFLDVAGHPEELPDWVLGLWASGNEWNTAALVTEQMDRHRDLDVPVDVVVVEAWSDELGITELRDSRHELHADGSPRSLADVTFDADGAWPDPRAWIDDLHARGVRVLLWQIPLLKTDGTIALDETPWTDEQTRQVLADGAALERSGHVVREADGSAYRNRGWWFPRALLPDLSTPEGRAHWTEYRRYLVEELDIDGFKTDGGEHAWGDELVYGDGRRGDEGNNLVPVNYARAFGDLLRSAGKAPVTFSRSGFTGSQAHGVFWAGDENSTWEAMRHSLNAGLTASVCGIVYWGWDLAGFSGPVPDAELYLRAVAMSAFLPVMQYHSEFNHHELPLRDRTPWNVAELSGVPEVVDVFRDYAHLRRRLRPYLARSAREAIETSVPFLRGLWVDFGGEAEVWRRPAQFLIGPDVLVSPVTEPGATRWETYLPGGAGVRWRDAWTGESYTGGSVVEREVPLAVVPVYVREESWAELAAVFHP, from the coding sequence ATGCCTCAGCCCCAGCTCGTCCATCGTCCGGCCGGCGACGGTCACCCCTACGCCGCCTCGCCCGACCAGCGCGTGCCGTACCGCCCGGCCGTCGGCGACGGGATCGTCCTCGGCGTGCGGGCGCCGGGGGCCGACGTCGTCACGGGTGCGCTCGTCTCGCCGTCCGGCCGGGAGACGCCCCTGGCGCTCACCCGCGGGCCGGCGGACGCGACCGACGCCGCGGCGCTCGCGGGCGGGGACGGACACCTCGCGGCCGCCCAGGCCGCGACCGCCTCGACCGGGGACGTGTGGCACGTCCGGCTGGCCGCGCTCGGCGAGCCCGGTACCTGGCGCTACCGGTTCGAGGCGGCGTCGGGTGGGGAGGGTCACGCGGGGGCGGACGTGGCCGGCGAGGTGGGCGCGGTGGCCGGTGCGGCCGGCGATGCGGCGGCTGAGGCGTCGGCGGTTGGCACCCCGTGGTTCGACCTGCCGGTCGGTGCGTGGGGCGATGCGGCGGGCGGGACGCTGCGGGTCAACGGCTCCGCGACGCACCCGCGTCTCGTCCCCGACTCCGTCGCGTGGTTCACCGACGACGAGGGGACATGGCGCGTGCGCCTGGCGCTGCGGCTGGAGCCCGAGGAGCACGTCGTCGGGTTCGGCGAGCGGTTCGAGGCCGTCGACCTGCGCGGGCGCGAGCTGGACGCGGTCGTGTTCGAGCAGTACAAGTCGCAGGGCGTCCACGCCCGCACCTACCTGCCGATGCCGTTCGCGCACGTCATCGGCGGCGACGGCTGGGGCTTCCACGTCCGGACCTCGCGCCGGACGTGGTTCGACGTCGGCGCCTCCGACCCCGGGCTGCTGTGGATCGAGGCCGCGCTCGGCGGCGCGCCGGAGCTGGACCTCGACGTGTGGGACGGGTCCGTCGGCGACGTGCTGCGCGGCTTCCTCGACGTCGCTGGGCACCCGGAGGAGCTGCCCGACTGGGTGCTCGGGCTCTGGGCATCGGGCAACGAGTGGAACACGGCCGCGCTCGTCACCGAGCAGATGGACCGGCACCGCGACCTGGACGTGCCGGTGGACGTCGTCGTCGTCGAGGCGTGGAGCGACGAGCTCGGCATCACCGAGCTGCGCGACAGCCGGCACGAGCTGCACGCGGACGGCTCGCCGCGCTCGCTGGCCGACGTCACCTTCGACGCGGACGGGGCGTGGCCCGATCCCCGCGCCTGGATCGATGACCTGCACGCGCGGGGGGTCCGGGTGCTCCTGTGGCAGATCCCGCTGCTCAAGACGGACGGGACGATCGCGCTCGACGAGACGCCGTGGACCGACGAGCAGACCCGGCAGGTGCTCGCCGACGGTGCGGCACTCGAGCGGTCGGGGCACGTGGTGCGCGAGGCCGACGGGTCCGCGTACCGCAACCGCGGCTGGTGGTTCCCGCGCGCGCTGCTGCCCGACCTGTCGACGCCGGAGGGGCGCGCGCACTGGACCGAGTACCGGCGCTACCTCGTCGAGGAGCTCGACATCGACGGGTTCAAGACCGACGGCGGCGAGCACGCCTGGGGTGACGAGCTCGTGTACGGCGACGGTCGACGCGGCGACGAGGGCAACAACCTCGTGCCGGTGAACTACGCGCGGGCGTTCGGCGACCTGCTGCGCTCGGCCGGCAAGGCGCCGGTGACGTTCTCCCGGTCGGGCTTCACCGGCTCGCAGGCGCACGGCGTCTTCTGGGCGGGGGACGAGAACTCGACCTGGGAGGCCATGCGTCACTCGCTCAACGCGGGGCTGACGGCGAGCGTCTGCGGGATCGTCTACTGGGGCTGGGACCTGGCCGGGTTCTCGGGGCCGGTGCCCGACGCCGAGCTGTACCTGCGGGCCGTCGCGATGAGTGCGTTCCTTCCCGTGATGCAGTACCACTCGGAGTTCAACCACCACGAGCTGCCCCTGCGGGACCGGACGCCGTGGAACGTGGCCGAGCTGTCCGGGGTGCCGGAGGTTGTCGACGTCTTCCGCGACTACGCGCACCTGCGCCGGCGGCTGCGGCCCTACCTCGCGCGGTCGGCGCGGGAGGCGATCGAGACCTCGGTGCCGTTCCTGCGCGGGCTGTGGGTCGACTTCGGCGGGGAGGCCGAGGTCTGGCGGAGGCCGGCGCAGTTCCTCATCGGCCCGGACGTGCTGGTCTCACCCGTGACCGAGCCGGGGGCGACGCGGTGGGAGACGTACCTGCCGGGTGGTGCCGGTGTGCGGTGGCGCGACGCGTGGACGGGGGAGTCCTACACCGGTGGGAGCGTGGTCGAGCGCGAGGTGCCGCTGGCGGTCGTTCCGGTGTACGTGCGCGAGGAGTCGTGGGCGGAGCTGGCGGCCGTGTTCCACCCGTGA
- a CDS encoding LacI family DNA-binding transcriptional regulator gives MVSLMDVAKAAGVTKMTVSNVINGKAGRVSAATQARVLAVVAELGYEPNANARALSTARSEIIALVFLGDRDEGQSPLTNPHYADLLDEIERGVAARGKQLMVHFSNDVTTTVAAMRSWNVDGAILFGVNATQVLQLRTAHRAPMVFIDAYGEGLVVSRLNDELGGRLAAERLIAAGHRRIGFLGPETSDEPSVVSLRHAGYLAALAEHGVDDYDASRLLCEVNFGEARALAADLLADARGFTAFVTTADVIAAGLIKGFADVGLRVPDDISLTGFDDTALAEMVTPAITTVHQDTAAKAGGAVDLLFDRMGGGESTLRVVDPWIVDRESVAPPRVRVVRAD, from the coding sequence ATGGTGAGCCTCATGGACGTCGCGAAGGCGGCCGGCGTCACGAAGATGACGGTCTCGAACGTCATCAACGGCAAGGCCGGACGGGTCTCGGCCGCGACGCAGGCGCGCGTGCTCGCCGTCGTCGCGGAGCTCGGGTACGAGCCGAACGCCAATGCACGCGCGCTGTCGACGGCGCGCTCCGAGATCATCGCGCTGGTCTTCCTCGGCGATCGCGACGAGGGCCAGTCGCCGCTGACGAACCCGCACTACGCCGACCTGCTCGACGAGATCGAGCGCGGCGTGGCGGCCCGCGGCAAGCAGCTCATGGTGCACTTCTCCAACGACGTCACCACGACGGTCGCCGCGATGCGCTCGTGGAACGTCGACGGGGCGATCCTGTTCGGGGTCAACGCGACCCAGGTGCTCCAGCTCCGCACGGCGCACCGCGCGCCCATGGTGTTCATCGACGCCTACGGCGAGGGGCTCGTGGTGAGCCGCCTCAACGACGAGCTCGGCGGACGGCTCGCGGCGGAGCGGCTCATCGCGGCCGGGCACCGGCGGATCGGGTTCCTCGGTCCGGAGACGTCGGACGAGCCGAGCGTCGTGTCGCTGCGGCACGCCGGGTACCTCGCGGCGCTGGCCGAGCACGGGGTCGACGACTACGACGCGTCCCGGCTCCTGTGCGAGGTCAACTTCGGCGAGGCGCGGGCCCTGGCGGCCGACCTCCTGGCCGACGCGCGCGGGTTCACGGCGTTCGTCACGACCGCCGACGTCATCGCGGCCGGCCTCATCAAGGGGTTCGCCGACGTCGGGCTCCGCGTCCCCGACGACATCTCGCTCACCGGCTTCGACGACACCGCGCTCGCCGAGATGGTGACGCCGGCCATCACGACGGTGCACCAGGACACGGCGGCGAAGGCCGGCGGTGCCGTCGACCTGCTGTTCGACCGGATGGGCGGCGGCGAGTCGACGCTCCGGGTGGTCGATCCCTGGATCGTCGACCGCGAGTCGGTCGCACCGCCGCGCGTGCGCGTGGTCCGCGCGGACTGA
- a CDS encoding alkaline phosphatase family protein, translated as MPTAHPDHSSTPQPPRRVRPDVADLAEALTSFVGSVVGLGVGIAVVDGVSAPSLWAIPLAALVVFAITWLLQAPLRWLADRVGAALAFALGLAVQIATMWAALRLLPGLVVRTWWDAALVLLVAAVVVAVLGWLTASDPAYAVGDVVRRGRRAHRRRARQAANGATGPAAPAREPGLLLVILDGVAEPVLRYAIEAGHAPTMARWLASGRYRLDGWWTQVPATTPASTAGILHGKADHIPAFRWWDASLGRLVVANHPWDAAAIEASFTDGEGLLAHGGAAVATAFSGDAATTQLVMSRTYGHRVKGRRVGSVYIRFLANPFVFFRTLSLTVGEMVKELWQARQARVRGVEPRIGRGGWYVVLRGVTNVWLRALGTTIVAGHMERGTPTIAVDFVDYDEVAHHAGPLRPESMRSLEGLDGVLRALATVNEVALRDYRIVVVSDHGQSLGATFEQVAGRSLTEVVTALMGRPRSERPEEAGHERPGDEDWGPLNALLNEIVAPVRGRTVASGPGRRAAGRPTEPARIDQERLADALDPDAVTVIASGNLGLVWFTGVPGRLQLDEVQRRWPGLVAGLADHVGVGVVVVDSWRGLLVIGPRGVRALEPEVAPDDPEVEGEDPLAIFADVDAAARDLRRAGRLPSTGDLLVVSSVGPDGHVHAFEHQVGSHGGLGGQQNEALLLHPAALTVSDELVGADAVYHQLVAWQRELGLR; from the coding sequence GTGCCCACCGCCCACCCGGACCACTCCTCGACGCCGCAGCCGCCGCGCCGCGTGCGCCCGGACGTCGCAGACCTCGCCGAGGCCCTGACGTCGTTCGTCGGGTCCGTCGTCGGGCTCGGCGTGGGGATCGCGGTCGTCGACGGGGTCTCGGCGCCGAGCCTGTGGGCGATCCCGCTCGCGGCGCTCGTCGTCTTCGCGATCACGTGGCTCCTCCAGGCCCCGCTGCGCTGGCTGGCCGATCGCGTCGGGGCGGCGCTCGCCTTCGCGCTCGGGCTGGCCGTCCAGATCGCGACGATGTGGGCCGCGCTGCGCCTCCTGCCCGGTCTCGTGGTCCGCACGTGGTGGGACGCGGCGCTCGTGCTGCTCGTCGCGGCCGTCGTCGTCGCGGTCCTGGGCTGGCTGACGGCGAGCGACCCCGCCTACGCCGTCGGCGACGTCGTACGACGCGGCCGGCGCGCCCATCGTCGTCGCGCCCGACAGGCAGCGAACGGTGCCACCGGTCCCGCGGCCCCGGCGCGCGAGCCCGGCCTGCTGCTGGTGATCCTCGACGGCGTGGCCGAGCCCGTCCTGCGCTATGCCATCGAGGCGGGCCACGCCCCGACGATGGCGCGGTGGCTGGCGAGCGGCCGCTACCGGCTCGACGGGTGGTGGACGCAGGTCCCGGCGACCACGCCGGCGTCGACCGCCGGCATCCTGCACGGCAAGGCCGACCACATCCCGGCGTTCCGCTGGTGGGACGCCTCGCTCGGCCGGCTGGTCGTCGCGAACCACCCGTGGGACGCGGCGGCGATCGAGGCGTCCTTCACCGACGGCGAGGGACTGCTCGCGCACGGCGGCGCGGCGGTCGCGACCGCCTTCTCCGGCGACGCCGCCACGACGCAGCTCGTCATGTCCCGCACCTACGGGCACCGGGTCAAGGGACGCCGCGTCGGCAGCGTCTACATCCGCTTCCTGGCCAACCCGTTCGTCTTCTTCCGGACGCTCAGCCTCACGGTCGGCGAGATGGTCAAGGAGCTGTGGCAGGCCCGGCAGGCGCGGGTGCGCGGCGTCGAGCCGAGGATCGGCCGGGGCGGCTGGTACGTGGTCCTGCGCGGCGTCACGAACGTGTGGCTGCGCGCGCTCGGGACGACCATCGTCGCGGGCCACATGGAGCGCGGGACGCCGACGATCGCCGTCGACTTCGTCGACTACGACGAGGTGGCGCACCACGCCGGCCCGCTCCGCCCCGAGTCGATGCGGTCGCTGGAGGGGCTGGACGGCGTGCTGCGCGCGCTCGCCACGGTCAACGAGGTCGCGCTGCGGGACTACCGGATCGTCGTCGTCTCCGACCACGGCCAGTCGCTCGGCGCCACGTTCGAGCAGGTCGCGGGCCGGTCGCTCACCGAGGTCGTCACCGCGCTCATGGGCCGGCCGCGCTCGGAGCGGCCCGAGGAGGCCGGTCACGAGCGGCCGGGCGACGAGGACTGGGGCCCGCTCAACGCGCTGCTCAACGAGATCGTCGCGCCGGTGCGCGGGCGGACCGTCGCGTCGGGGCCGGGCAGGAGGGCGGCGGGCCGGCCGACCGAACCGGCGCGGATCGACCAGGAGCGGCTGGCCGACGCCCTCGACCCCGACGCGGTCACCGTGATCGCGTCGGGCAACCTCGGCCTCGTCTGGTTCACCGGGGTCCCCGGACGACTGCAGCTCGACGAGGTCCAGCGTCGCTGGCCCGGTCTGGTCGCCGGGCTGGCCGATCACGTGGGTGTCGGCGTCGTCGTGGTCGACTCCTGGCGCGGCCTGCTCGTCATCGGTCCGCGCGGCGTGCGCGCGCTCGAGCCGGAGGTCGCGCCCGACGACCCGGAGGTCGAGGGAGAGGACCCGCTGGCGATCTTCGCCGACGTCGACGCGGCCGCCCGCGACCTGCGGCGCGCCGGGCGCCTCCCGAGCACGGGCGACCTGCTGGTCGTCTCGAGCGTCGGCCCCGACGGTCACGTCCACGCCTTCGAGCACCAGGTCGGCTCGCACGGCGGGCTGGGCGGTCAGCAGAACGAGGCGCTGCTGCTGCACCCCGCCGCGCTCACGGTGTCCGACGAGCTGGTCGGCGCCGACGCCGTGTACCACCAGCTCGTGGCGTGGCAGCGGGAGCTCGGGCTGCGATGA
- a CDS encoding extracellular solute-binding protein, whose protein sequence is MRHASMRRGTLATVAALAAAGLVLTACSSGGGGGGGKVDDNPDKGLDVVGETLTYDPNTLVNEGKPVTLDWWVWFYDEGFKKIAADYQEIHPNVTINVVNQPWDDYWTKLPLELQGDKGPAIFNIHNSQEANILPYAEPYDIPVDELSADFTGAASHVVDGKVYYIDFGLMSGAIYYNTDMWAAAGLTDADVPTTWDEFREVAKKLTVRDGDTLTQSGFNFNSSGAAFQGGLAYQLGQNLFAQDGTTPTIDNDANLTVIERFLDIYADGSGDPNFGTNSGEAFGQGLTAMTYDWGHFVGNLATNYPDINYATFQLPAPEAGETPYAIDRYNGEATFGINAKASDAQKAAAQDFLRFFLTNSEFLTQMCLDFGVYPAYKVIADDPAFGENPALAAFGDVERYIWPGPMPAAIETSWKAMWEDVLYNNVAPADALKAAQAQAEKDLAGTGFVSVENLYPFYQPTS, encoded by the coding sequence GTGCGACACGCATCGATGCGACGAGGAACCCTGGCGACGGTCGCTGCCCTGGCAGCGGCCGGCCTGGTGCTGACTGCCTGCTCCTCCGGGGGTGGCGGCGGTGGCGGCAAGGTCGACGACAACCCGGACAAGGGTCTCGACGTCGTCGGGGAGACCCTCACGTACGACCCGAACACCCTCGTGAACGAGGGCAAGCCCGTCACGCTCGACTGGTGGGTCTGGTTCTACGACGAGGGCTTCAAGAAGATCGCCGCCGACTACCAGGAGATCCACCCGAACGTCACGATCAACGTCGTCAACCAGCCGTGGGACGACTACTGGACCAAGCTCCCGCTGGAGCTCCAGGGTGACAAGGGCCCCGCGATCTTCAACATCCACAACAGCCAGGAGGCGAACATCCTCCCGTATGCCGAGCCGTACGACATCCCCGTCGACGAGCTGAGCGCCGACTTCACGGGCGCTGCCTCGCACGTGGTGGACGGCAAGGTGTACTACATCGACTTCGGCCTCATGAGCGGCGCGATCTACTACAACACCGACATGTGGGCGGCCGCCGGCCTCACCGACGCCGACGTCCCGACGACGTGGGACGAGTTCCGCGAGGTCGCCAAGAAGCTGACCGTCCGCGACGGCGACACGCTCACGCAGTCCGGCTTCAACTTCAACAGCTCGGGCGCGGCGTTCCAGGGCGGCCTCGCCTACCAGCTCGGCCAGAACCTGTTCGCGCAGGACGGCACGACGCCGACGATCGACAACGACGCCAACCTCACCGTCATCGAGCGCTTCCTCGACATCTACGCCGACGGCTCGGGCGACCCGAACTTCGGCACGAACTCGGGCGAGGCGTTCGGCCAGGGCCTCACCGCCATGACGTACGACTGGGGCCACTTCGTCGGCAACCTCGCCACGAACTACCCGGACATCAACTACGCGACGTTCCAGCTCCCGGCCCCCGAGGCGGGCGAGACGCCGTACGCGATCGACCGCTACAACGGCGAGGCGACGTTCGGCATCAACGCGAAGGCGTCGGACGCGCAGAAGGCCGCCGCGCAGGACTTCCTGCGGTTCTTCCTCACCAACAGCGAGTTCCTGACGCAGATGTGCCTGGACTTCGGCGTCTACCCGGCCTACAAGGTCATCGCCGACGACCCGGCCTTCGGGGAGAACCCGGCGCTCGCCGCGTTCGGCGACGTCGAGCGCTACATCTGGCCCGGCCCGATGCCCGCCGCGATCGAGACGAGCTGGAAGGCCATGTGGGAGGACGTGCTCTACAACAACGTCGCCCCGGCCGACGCGCTCAAGGCCGCGCAGGCCCAGGCGGAGAAGGACCTCGCCGGGACGGGCTTCGTCTCGGTGGAGAACCTCTACCCGTTCTACCAGCCGACGAGCTGA
- a CDS encoding alpha-amylase family glycosyl hydrolase, producing MALDTDISLRGKLLYSVYVRSHSPSGDFAGVLADLDRIRDLGVDIVWFLPIHPSGVAGRKGEAGSPYAIRDYRAVDPAYGTREEFERLVDAIHDRGMLAMMDVVFNHTSPDSVLWETHPEWFYRDADGNPANRNPDWADIIDLDLDVRDGLWDYHVETLRGWARIVDGFRCDVAPLLPMEFWSRARREVAEVKEGVVWLAETVEPEFVRLLRSRGLLCHSDGETYQAFDLTYDYDVINGLRDYALGTGTLADYVRLLELQDSWYPDNYVKLRFLENHDRDRVASFATSPEDLLVWTAFLYFQKGATLLYAGQEHQDPNRPSLFDVDPVAWDPGKDLSDHLRRLREVTRDPIVVDGAYRLRVAPGVDTVVGSYTREAGAGSVSGTRSLVGIFPFRSEEADVAVPELPDGEHVDLVSGGVLTVRDGIVHSTGRAAIVSVAQ from the coding sequence GTGGCCCTCGATACCGACATCTCCCTGCGCGGGAAGCTCCTCTACAGCGTCTACGTGCGCAGCCACTCGCCGTCGGGCGACTTCGCCGGCGTGCTGGCCGACCTCGACCGCATCCGCGACCTCGGCGTCGACATCGTCTGGTTCCTGCCGATCCACCCGAGCGGCGTCGCGGGGCGCAAGGGCGAGGCCGGCTCGCCCTACGCGATCCGCGACTACCGTGCCGTCGACCCCGCGTACGGGACCCGCGAGGAGTTCGAGCGCCTCGTCGACGCGATCCACGACCGCGGCATGCTCGCGATGATGGACGTCGTCTTCAACCACACCTCGCCGGACTCGGTGCTGTGGGAGACCCACCCGGAGTGGTTCTACCGCGACGCCGACGGCAACCCCGCCAACCGCAACCCCGACTGGGCCGACATCATCGACCTCGACCTCGACGTCCGCGACGGGTTGTGGGACTACCACGTCGAGACGCTGCGGGGCTGGGCGCGGATCGTCGACGGGTTCCGCTGCGACGTCGCCCCGCTCCTGCCGATGGAGTTCTGGAGCCGGGCGCGCCGCGAGGTGGCCGAGGTCAAGGAGGGCGTCGTGTGGCTCGCCGAGACGGTCGAGCCCGAGTTCGTCCGGCTGCTGCGCTCCCGCGGTCTGCTGTGCCACTCCGACGGCGAGACCTACCAGGCGTTCGACCTCACCTACGACTACGACGTCATCAACGGGCTGCGGGACTACGCCCTCGGCACGGGGACGCTCGCCGACTACGTCCGGCTGCTCGAGCTCCAGGACTCCTGGTACCCCGACAACTACGTCAAGCTGCGCTTCCTGGAGAACCACGACCGGGACCGCGTCGCGTCGTTCGCGACGTCTCCCGAGGACCTGCTCGTGTGGACCGCGTTCCTGTACTTCCAGAAGGGCGCGACGCTGCTCTACGCCGGTCAGGAGCACCAGGACCCCAACCGGCCGAGCCTGTTCGACGTCGACCCCGTCGCCTGGGACCCGGGCAAGGACCTCTCCGACCACCTGCGACGCCTGCGGGAGGTCACGCGCGACCCCATCGTCGTCGACGGCGCGTATCGCCTGCGCGTGGCGCCGGGCGTCGACACCGTGGTCGGGTCGTACACGCGGGAGGCGGGGGCCGGGTCGGTCTCCGGCACGCGGTCCCTCGTCGGGATCTTCCCGTTCCGCAGCGAGGAGGCGGACGTCGCGGTGCCCGAGCTGCCCGACGGGGAGCACGTCGACCTCGTCTCGGGTGGCGTCCTGACGGTGCGGGACGGCATCGTGCACTCCACGGGCCGCGCGGCGATCGTCTCAGTGGCACAGTGA
- a CDS encoding MBL fold metallo-hydrolase: MRVTWLGHATCVLDLPDGTRLVTDPLLGARAGVLIRRGRVPEHAEWVDADAVLLSHLHHDHAHLPSLRATGGLVLGPASTARWAERQRLRARGLGDEWFQLSAEVAVRTVPAVHGDRPMPHRPNDAVGFVVRWADGGASGDRDGAGGGRGAAGGDGGGGAAGGGAVRRLWFAGDTELFPGLADLPDLAGGPIDVALVPVGGWGPRLSGGHLDPSRAAEAAAIVGARTAVPIHWGTFHAPLGRHVPRGWMDRGGPDFLRALDAIAPGTSGVLLAPGEHHAL; this comes from the coding sequence ATGAGGGTCACCTGGCTGGGCCACGCGACCTGCGTCCTCGACCTTCCCGACGGAACACGTCTCGTCACCGACCCGCTGCTCGGCGCGCGGGCCGGCGTGCTCATCCGGCGCGGGCGGGTGCCGGAGCACGCCGAGTGGGTCGACGCGGACGCGGTCCTGCTCTCCCACCTGCACCACGACCACGCCCACCTGCCCTCGCTCCGCGCCACCGGCGGGCTGGTCCTCGGGCCGGCCTCGACCGCGCGGTGGGCCGAGCGGCAGCGGCTGCGCGCCCGCGGGCTCGGCGACGAGTGGTTCCAGCTCAGCGCCGAGGTGGCCGTGCGGACCGTCCCTGCCGTGCACGGCGACCGGCCGATGCCGCACCGACCGAACGATGCGGTCGGGTTCGTCGTGCGCTGGGCCGACGGGGGTGCGAGCGGCGACCGCGACGGGGCGGGCGGGGGCCGCGGTGCTGCCGGGGGCGACGGGGGCGGTGGTGCTGCCGGAGGCGGCGCCGTCCGGCGGCTCTGGTTCGCTGGCGACACGGAGCTGTTCCCCGGCCTCGCCGACCTGCCCGACCTGGCGGGCGGCCCCATCGACGTGGCGCTCGTGCCCGTCGGCGGCTGGGGGCCGCGACTCTCGGGTGGCCACCTCGACCCGAGCCGCGCCGCCGAGGCGGCGGCGATCGTCGGGGCGCGGACGGCCGTCCCGATCCACTGGGGCACCTTCCACGCTCCGCTCGGCCGTCACGTGCCGCGCGGCTGGATGGACCGGGGCGGACCCGACTTCCTGCGCGCGCTCGACGCCATCGCGCCGGGCACCTCCGGCGTTCTCCTGGCGCCGGGCGAGCATCACGCGCTGTAG
- a CDS encoding carbohydrate ABC transporter permease: MTTVTESSTGSSTRAARPSSPPRRVRKPRGELTMVVVTVGVIMAFIVVLLIVPILIALRGSFHQWNPLNGTFTWVGLDNYAELFADPQFARASLNTAVFGVAAIAGRVVIGLAIAYALFSRLTRWKGFFRTVFYMPTITPLVAVAYVWKLMYNPQFGAINSIFGLDVNWLFDSRFSLLAIILMTIWKDFGYAVILLLAGLYSIPEDSLEAASVDGANSWQRFWRVILPLLRPMLFFVVITSLIAYLQAFVQVLVLTGGGPGTSTQIISYMIYEQAFVKYNFGYASAIAFVLLLVTAALTAASWRFNSSGGADRPGRAARRRAARRAAAATTEGSAR; encoded by the coding sequence ATGACAACGGTCACGGAGTCCAGCACAGGGTCGTCCACGCGGGCGGCCCGCCCGTCCAGCCCACCCCGCCGCGTGCGCAAGCCGCGCGGGGAGCTCACGATGGTCGTGGTGACGGTCGGCGTCATCATGGCCTTCATCGTCGTCCTGCTCATCGTCCCGATCCTCATCGCGCTGCGGGGCAGCTTCCACCAGTGGAACCCGCTCAACGGGACGTTCACCTGGGTCGGCCTCGACAACTACGCCGAGCTCTTCGCCGACCCGCAGTTCGCGCGGGCCTCGCTCAACACCGCCGTCTTCGGCGTCGCGGCCATCGCCGGTCGCGTCGTCATCGGCCTCGCCATCGCGTACGCGCTCTTCTCCCGGCTGACCCGGTGGAAGGGCTTCTTCCGCACCGTCTTCTACATGCCGACGATCACGCCGCTCGTGGCCGTCGCGTACGTGTGGAAGCTCATGTACAACCCGCAGTTCGGCGCGATCAACTCGATCTTCGGCCTCGACGTCAACTGGCTGTTCGACAGCCGGTTCTCCCTCCTGGCGATCATCCTCATGACGATCTGGAAGGACTTCGGCTACGCCGTCATCCTGCTGCTGGCCGGCCTCTACTCGATCCCCGAGGACTCGCTCGAGGCCGCGTCGGTCGACGGCGCGAACTCCTGGCAGCGCTTCTGGCGCGTCATCCTCCCGCTGCTGCGGCCGATGCTGTTCTTCGTCGTCATCACGTCGCTCATCGCGTACCTGCAGGCGTTCGTCCAGGTGCTCGTGCTGACCGGCGGCGGCCCCGGGACCTCGACGCAGATCATCTCCTACATGATCTACGAGCAGGCGTTCGTGAAGTACAACTTCGGCTACGCCTCGGCGATCGCCTTCGTCCTCCTGCTCGTCACGGCGGCCCTGACGGCCGCGTCCTGGCGGTTCAACTCCTCGGGCGGAGCTGACCGGCCGGGACGCGCGGCCCGGCGTCGCGCCGCACGACGCGCGGCCGCCGCCACGACCGAGGGGAGCGCCCGGTGA
- a CDS encoding copper resistance CopC family protein encodes MSPRARLVGALAPLLLLLGWVAAPASAHDTLLASTPVDGGVVDRIPTEVVLEMSATAMELGTEVQVLDPAGTNVVTGDPIIDDRFVSTPVAIASAGDYSVVWHVTSSDGHPIEGTFSFTVPESVIPVEPTPTPSETPSAQESATPSETASAAPSTAAPSTAEASTTATEASAAPSPSESSPSDSGSGAPVALIVILVAVVAVLASLWWLRARRGAAAGDAWPTDAGGTPRG; translated from the coding sequence ATGTCCCCTCGTGCTCGTCTCGTCGGCGCGCTGGCGCCGCTCCTGCTCCTGCTCGGCTGGGTGGCCGCCCCCGCCTCGGCCCACGACACGCTCCTCGCCTCGACCCCGGTCGACGGCGGCGTCGTCGACCGGATCCCGACCGAGGTCGTCCTCGAGATGTCGGCCACGGCGATGGAGCTCGGGACCGAGGTCCAGGTGCTCGACCCCGCCGGCACCAACGTCGTCACGGGCGACCCCATCATCGACGACCGCTTCGTCAGCACGCCGGTGGCGATCGCCTCGGCCGGGGACTACTCGGTGGTGTGGCACGTCACGTCGAGCGACGGCCACCCGATCGAGGGGACCTTCTCCTTCACGGTCCCCGAGTCGGTGATCCCCGTCGAGCCGACCCCGACCCCGAGCGAGACGCCCAGCGCTCAGGAGAGCGCCACCCCCAGCGAGACCGCGAGCGCCGCCCCGTCGACCGCAGCCCCGTCCACCGCCGAGGCGTCGACGACCGCGACGGAGGCGAGCGCGGCTCCCTCGCCGTCGGAGTCGTCGCCGTCGGACTCCGGTTCCGGGGCCCCCGTCGCGCTCATCGTCATCCTCGTCGCGGTCGTCGCCGTGCTGGCCTCCCTCTGGTGGCTGCGCGCACGCCGTGGCGCGGCCGCCGGCGACGCCTGGCCGACGGACGCCGGCGGCACCCCGCGGGGCTGA